ACTCTCCTAACCCCGTTTCACAAGCACTGAGAGTTATGAGATCTACAGACAATTCCAGGTTGAAGATCTCATAGACTTGCAAGAACCCATCCCAAAATGCTATTCCCGAATACATAGCATGTTGTGAATCCAACAGCCCGTGGGTCGACAGGTGTATATAGCGATAGTTTCTGGACCGATTCCTCAGAACCACTTTGGTTGCCTTCTCTGCCAGCATATACTCCGCGATATTTTGTGCTAAAAGATTCTCTTTAGCTTTACTTCTTCCAGCTTTACTCCGTATCTCTTCGAAAAGGTCTATGGCTTGTTGGTATCGGGTAACGGCTTCTGCCCAGGCTCCCTGTCGTTCGTGCAAATAACCCAGGTTGGCAAGGTTTATCTCTTCTACCGCTTTATCTCCGATTTCCTGGCTGATTTTCAAGGCTTCTTGATAATAACTCAGGGCCTTCTGGTAATCCCCCATCGAATCGTAAATCGTCCCCAGGTTGTTCAGGCTCATTCCCTCTCTCTGTTTATCTGCGATTTCTTTATTGAGGTTCAAAGCGCGCTGGAAATAATTCAGTGCCTTCGAATAATTCCAGGTTGCGTAGTAAACTGCTTCCAGGGTGTTCAGAGTCGTTCCTTCCCCCTGTTTATCTGCACAATACCTGGTCGGACCAACGGGCCATGCGTCGTACAGATAAAGCCCAAATGGTATCCACCAGATGAGGTCATTGGTCAGGCAAAGGATGATCGTTGTAATAGGCCATTCTCCACTCCCTATCAGCTTCGCAAGGCCGATGGGACCCGGCACCTTTCCTATAAGGCCAACCACCACCAACCGGCCTCGTTCCAGAACCCAGGCTACTTCCAGATAGAGGACCCGTAGAGTCCAATCACCATACCCAGGCAGGCGAATATTTGAGGATAGTTCTGTAACGGCCTATTTGCGAACTGGAACAGCCATTGTGGGGCCTAGAGCCGAAAACAAACCCCACCCCAGGTTGTAGAGGCCGGCCATGATAAAAACTACGCGATGGAACTTCCGTCGTGGAATCAGGATTGAACTTCATAGCTGCTTTTTGATCCTTTCGGCCCGTTTATCCGGGGCCGGATGGGTTGAGAGGAAGCTCTGACTCCCGCCTAACTCGGCCAACTTTTTAAGGGCAGAAACCGCACTTTCGGCCTTGTATCCGTGTTTCTTCAGGAACTTTAAACCATAATCGTCTGCTTCCTTTTCTTCGCTCTGGGAAAACTGGGCATTAATGAGTTTTTCGGTAAACCCGCCTAACTCTGAGGTGGCCAGAGAGCCTATTACCCCTTCTTTTAAGGCTACTCCCTTTCTTACGGCTGAGGTGGTATAAGCTACCCGAAGGGCCTTTTTGGTATGCCCCTTGGCCACATGACCGATCTCATGGCCTATCACGAAGAGCAATTCGTTATCATCCATTTTGTCCATGAGCCCACTGTAAACACGAACGGTTCCGTCTGCCATGGCAAAAGCATTGATATCGGGAGTCAGATAAACCTTAAAATTCAAAGTCATTCCGTCTTCATTTACGTGTTTATCCGTGAGCTTTTTTAAGCGCTGGGCATATTTATCAGGAGGAGCTAAAACCTTGTTTTGTGAATCTGCGT
The genomic region above belongs to Candidatus Limnocylindrales bacterium and contains:
- a CDS encoding CHAT domain-containing tetratricopeptide repeat protein, encoding MVVGLIGKVPGPIGLAKLIGSGEWPITTIILCLTNDLIWWIPFGLYLYDAWPVGPTRYCADKQGEGTTLNTLEAVYYATWNYSKALNYFQRALNLNKEIADKQREGMSLNNLGTIYDSMGDYQKALSYYQEALKISQEIGDKAVEEINLANLGYLHERQGAWAEAVTRYQQAIDLFEEIRSKAGRSKAKENLLAQNIAEYMLAEKATKVVLRNRSRNYRYIHLSTHGLLDSQHAMYSGIAFWDGFLQVYEIFNLELSVDLITLSACETGLGELKKGEGVIGLTRAFMYAGPPSVMVSLWRVNDELTAELMREFYGKVKKGMSKVKVLQEAKQAVMRQKKEIKSNKMRGSPYCMGIRFSGPRLCWRGTGDRIRLNIYSKRRK
- a CDS encoding M48 family metallopeptidase; the encoded protein is MRKIAITGFVFIFLISQDGNAIDLGGILNSGKDAVKAVTLSDDDVKNMARQAADYADSQNKVLAPPDKYAQRLKKLTDKHVNEDGMTLNFKVYLTPDINAFAMADGTVRVYSGLMDKMDDNELLFVIGHEIGHVAKGHTKKALRVAYTTSAVRKGVALKEGVIGSLATSELGGFTEKLINAQFSQSEEKEADDYGLKFLKKHGYKAESAVSALKKLAELGGSQSFLSTHPAPDKRAERIKKQL